From Candidatus Nomurabacteria bacterium, one genomic window encodes:
- a CDS encoding transketolase family protein, which yields MIWHHHILDVTGDLEAKKIRAGFGDGLKQAGDKSDKVVGLCADLTESTNMHVFAEAHPDRFFEIGIAEQNLATVASGLASQGLVPFAASYAAFSPGRNWEQIRTTACLNNQPVKIVGAHAGISVGPDGATHQALEDLAIMRTLPNMVVIAPADYEEARKATLAMAGDSRPNYIRLAREAVPAFTTDKTPFEIGKALVLTPGSDVTIIATGTMTYHALKAAASMFNDGIDVEVIHCPTIKPLDAVTILSSVQKTGCVVTAEEHQITGGLGGAVAELLIEHLPVPMRRIGVKDRFGESGTPDELMEHFGLTSKHIQLAVHDVLKATQKV from the coding sequence ATGATCTGGCACCATCACATATTAGATGTAACTGGCGATCTAGAAGCAAAGAAGATTCGAGCAGGCTTTGGTGACGGCTTAAAGCAAGCTGGCGACAAAAGCGACAAAGTCGTTGGATTATGCGCCGACTTAACTGAGTCTACAAATATGCATGTATTTGCCGAAGCGCATCCTGACAGATTCTTTGAAATTGGCATTGCAGAACAAAACTTAGCGACCGTAGCTAGTGGACTGGCATCGCAGGGGCTTGTGCCGTTTGCGGCCAGCTATGCGGCTTTTAGCCCTGGTCGTAACTGGGAGCAAATCCGGACCACAGCTTGCTTAAACAATCAGCCTGTGAAAATTGTCGGTGCACATGCCGGAATTAGTGTTGGTCCAGATGGTGCAACCCATCAAGCCCTCGAAGATTTAGCAATTATGCGGACACTCCCGAATATGGTGGTGATTGCCCCAGCAGATTACGAGGAGGCCCGCAAAGCTACTTTGGCAATGGCTGGTGATTCTCGACCAAACTATATCCGCTTAGCACGTGAGGCTGTGCCAGCGTTCACGACCGACAAAACCCCGTTCGAAATTGGTAAAGCGCTAGTTTTAACCCCTGGTTCGGATGTAACAATTATTGCAACCGGCACGATGACCTATCATGCCCTCAAAGCAGCAGCCAGTATGTTTAATGACGGGATTGATGTCGAAGTAATCCACTGCCCAACAATTAAGCCTCTAGATGCTGTTACGATACTTTCAAGTGTCCAGAAAACAGGTTGCGTAGTAACCGCCGAAGAGCACCAGATTACAGGTGGCTTAGGTGGGGCGGTTGCCGAACTATTGATCGAACACCTACCTGTACCTATGCGTAGAATTGGGGTTAAAGATAGATTTGGCGAAAGCGGAAC
- a CDS encoding transketolase, translating to MATSKQAKNFTAKKKSVLELEKLANNIRVSIISMLEEAGSGHSAGPLGLADIFAALYFDVMKHDPDNPDWEERDVLILSNGHTVPVRYATMAETGYFSKKELKTLRKFGSRLQGHPERTKLPGLEHTSGPLGCGLSQACGMALAWRMHDIKHRWIYTVMGDGELDEGNVWEAAMLAGKYQLSNIVGIIDRNYIQIDGATEDVMPLEDLSAKWEAFGWHVIEIDGNNIEAVIDACAMARAIKDKPIIIIAHTIAGKGVDFMEYDFHWHGKPPNHQEAKLALHELRTLGGKITGEHQ from the coding sequence ATGGCCACAAGCAAACAAGCAAAAAATTTCACAGCTAAAAAAAAGTCTGTGCTGGAGCTAGAAAAGCTCGCAAATAATATCCGTGTCAGTATTATCAGCATGCTCGAAGAAGCTGGTAGCGGCCACAGCGCCGGACCTTTGGGTCTGGCCGATATTTTTGCAGCATTATATTTTGATGTCATGAAGCACGACCCAGACAACCCAGACTGGGAAGAGCGGGATGTCTTGATTTTAAGTAATGGCCACACTGTGCCAGTGCGCTATGCAACCATGGCCGAGACGGGTTACTTTAGCAAGAAAGAGCTAAAAACTCTGCGTAAATTTGGTAGTCGACTCCAAGGCCATCCTGAGCGAACCAAGCTACCCGGTCTTGAGCATACAAGCGGCCCATTAGGCTGTGGGCTAAGCCAGGCTTGTGGTATGGCGTTAGCTTGGCGTATGCACGATATCAAACATCGCTGGATTTATACCGTGATGGGCGATGGTGAGCTCGACGAAGGCAATGTTTGGGAAGCCGCCATGCTAGCTGGCAAGTATCAACTGAGTAACATCGTCGGGATTATCGACCGCAACTACATTCAGATCGATGGAGCAACCGAAGATGTGATGCCTCTCGAAGATTTAAGCGCCAAGTGGGAGGCGTTTGGTTGGCATGTGATCGAAATCGATGGCAACAACATTGAAGCAGTAATTGATGCCTGCGCAATGGCTCGAGCGATTAAAGATAAGCCGATTATAATCATTGCCCATACGATAGCTGGAAAGGGTGTAGATTTTATGGAGTATGACTTCCATTGGCATGGCAAACCACCAAATCACCAGGAAGCCAAGTTGGCACTGCATGAGCTTCGGACCTTGGGCGGCAAAATAACTGGGGAACATCAATAA
- a CDS encoding RpiB/LacA/LacB family sugar-phosphate isomerase, whose product MNKHGIVYIGADHQGFRLKAKLKEYLESAGFEVIDTGDTALNPEDDFPVFASKLVHALFADRDREAKGILICGSGQGMAIAANRFKGIRAAVLDTVEEARLARNDDDINVLALPAIKLNDNPQLMRDIVDTYLATPFESIPKRLRRNKLLDELN is encoded by the coding sequence ATGAACAAACATGGGATAGTTTATATAGGTGCCGACCATCAAGGCTTTAGGCTTAAAGCCAAGTTAAAGGAGTATTTAGAGTCGGCTGGATTCGAAGTTATTGATACAGGTGATACAGCCCTAAACCCAGAAGACGATTTTCCAGTTTTTGCCAGCAAGCTAGTTCATGCCTTGTTTGCCGATCGTGATCGTGAAGCAAAAGGTATACTGATTTGTGGTAGTGGGCAAGGTATGGCGATTGCAGCTAATCGGTTTAAGGGTATCCGAGCAGCAGTATTAGACACTGTAGAGGAAGCTAGGCTTGCCAGAAATGACGACGATATCAACGTCTTGGCCTTGCCAGCCATAAAACTGAATGATAATCCCCAACTTATGCGTGATATCGTCGATACGTATTTGGCAACTCCGTTTGAGTCTATCCCTAAACGCTTGCGGCGCAATAAACTTTTAGACGAACTCAATTAA